In Amaranthus tricolor cultivar Red isolate AtriRed21 chromosome 3, ASM2621246v1, whole genome shotgun sequence, a single window of DNA contains:
- the LOC130809083 gene encoding zinc-finger homeodomain protein 11-like, with the protein MAMDFITGPTTTVTTPPTPDSDTDTPPHPPPSKRAHHNLNPQHQHVTYKECLKNHAATIGGHALDGCCEFMPGPTANPLNPTSLTCAACGCHRNFHRRDPDDPTPLHHLIPPSTGARKAHSPPSASHLLLSLSGHTHSPSAPSDHEILQNNPTSGNGGPGHGPIIQSYYNNNNGSSSSSKKRFRTKFSQEQKEKMHEFSETIGWKLKKGEERLVEEFCKEIGVDRNVFKVWMHNNKHSSSTSGSSSQRREKNGINCGTTTTTTTDDIITMTGATTTTSNSNSNGHNHNHNNLNVGLNNCGGVLATALDFNFANAGAQQTKAQ; encoded by the coding sequence ATGGCAATGGACTTCATAACCGGGCCCACCACCACCGTCACAACTCCTCCTACTCCGGATTCCGACACCGACACTCCGCCGCATCCACCACCATCCAAAAGGGCCCACCACAACCTTAATCCCCAACACCAGCACGTGACATACAAAGAGTGTCTTAAAAACCACGCAGCAACCATCGGAGGTCACGCGCTTGACGGTTGCTGTGAGTTCATGCCAGGTCCCACCGCTAACCCTTTAAACCCCACCTCCCTCACGTGCGCCGCGTGTGGTTGTCACCGTAACTTCCACCGCCGTGACCCTGATGACCCTACTCCTCTCCACCACCTCATCCCACCTTCAACAGGAGCGCGTAAGGCTCACTCCCCACCTTCCGCTTCTCATCTACTTCTCTCCTTAAGCGGTCACACTCACAGCCCATCCGCACCGTCCGATCACGAAATCCTCCAGAATAATCCCACGTCTGGAAATGGTGGCCCCGGACACGGACCCATCATCCAATCGtattacaacaacaacaatggaAGCAGCAGCAGCAGTAAGAAGCGATTCAGGACGAAATTCAGTCaagaacaaaaggaaaaaaTGCATGAATTCTCAGAAACAATCGGgtggaaattaaaaaaaggagaagaaagatTAGTAGAAGAATTCTGTAAAGAAATAGGAGTTGATAGAAATGTATTCAAAGTATGGATGCATAACAACAAACATTCATCATCAACATCTGGGTCATCTTCacaaaggagagagaaaaatggTATAAATTGtggaacaacaacaacaacaacaactgatGATATCATCACCATGACTGGTGCAACAACTACTAcaagtaatagtaatagtaatggtcataatcataatcataataatcttAATGTTGGATTGAATAATTGTGGGGGAGTTCTTGCTACTGCTCttgattttaattttgctaATGCTGGTGCTCAACAGACTAAAGCACAATga
- the LOC130809082 gene encoding uncharacterized protein LOC130809082 codes for MGLKPKTQFSLANIAPLKDLLLKIMLNFSNFIWVSSWSIIFHVFDLLLRYILRNSEEKSIEKASILDEIDEDKHIENDDEIDFDQIEEIQIPKYKVENVFYTNNTSKYEFSTGNSVCAFIEEPQSMQFKVQEIFGISHDDDDEKSVDLPTYNSMEKNDTSFEVVLHDSCVDYDDISDELCEEMNVKQSETECSVLGLCLEEQVEVFEDEMVEEVMEKDEISIQEQVEVFKEDEIVEQVIKKEEIEDQEQKEEMIDKKDEFCDEFHSSISKSDEFWAVIYKYDYFLKDCNEEIDYSSNETLSPLYAHNNYDQGLKINIGRHTLSKSFDTKELDDSKSEEEEEEIKKSDKILMEQKELIRQMKKEIRQLKICGLPTILEESESPRVEEDLRPLKIDERIGYKDIMEEIHTLYRMYLDKMKKFDILSQQTMYALGLLQLKYQNMTLIKKESISVIKSIWFNKLRKQESQPLQKLIKDLQMDLELAYVAHLCLSWEVLKWQHHKAEQLSHHDSDGFHQCNQVSGEFQKFQVLLQRFTEDEPFQHAPRVQHYINTRFAHPALLQVPLIKDDPKSEWKKIGENGISLIMLKQVIGESICLYSEFVHADKDEVCAFPLMDICRVQVILQDPSDAELLAEIRSTLHKKEKKLRDLVRSGNCLVRKFQKHQDQKLSHEMLVAQVELRLVSRVLSMKKLSTDQLLWCHKKLNKIDIVDRRIYLDYSFFLFPC; via the exons atgggtttaaaACCAAAAACCCAGTTTTCTCTTGCTAATATTGCTCCTCTTAAGGATTTACTGCTAAAAATCATGCTAAATTTCAGCAATTTCATCTGGGTTTCTTCCTGGAGCATAATTTTTCACGTTTTTGATCTCCTTCTCCGTTATATTTTGAG GAATTCTGAAGAAAAATCTATTGAAAAAGCGTCCATTTTGGATGAAATTGATGAAGATAAGCATatagaaaatgatgatgaaattgatTTCGACCAAATTGAGGAGATACAGATTCCCAAATATAAGGTAGAAAATGTTTTCTATACTAATAATACAAGTAAGTATGAGTTCTCTACTGGAAATAGTGTTTGTGCATTCATTGAAGAGCCTCAAAGTATGCAATTTAAGGTTCAAGAAATATTTGGAATTTcccatgatgatgatgatgaaaagtcTGTTGATCTTCCTACCTATAATTCTATGGAGAAAAATGATACTTCCTTTGAAGTCGTATTACATGATTCTTGTGTTGATTATGATGATATTAGTGATGAGTTATGTGAAGAAATGAATGTCAAACAGAGTGAAACAGAGTGTTCTGTTTTAGGGCTTTGTTTGGAAGAACAAGTAGAAGTTTTTGAAGATGAGATGGTTGAAGAAGTTATGGAGAAAGATGAGATTAGTATTCAAGAACAAGTGGAAGTTTTTAAAGAAGATGAAATTGTTGAACAAGTCATAAAGAAGGAAGAAATTGAAGATcaagaacaaaaagaagaaatgattgataaaaaagatgaattttGTGATGAATTTCATTCATCTATATCAAAAAGTGATGAATTTTGGGCTGTAATTTATAAATATGATTATTTCTTAAAAGATTGCAATGAAGAAATAGATTATTCTTCTAATGAAACATTGTCACCATTATACGCTCATAACAACTATGATCAgggattaaaaataaatataggaCGACATACGCTGAGTAAGTCCTTCGACACTAAAGAGTTGGATGATTCAAAaagtgaggaagaagaagaagaaataaaaaaaagtgataaaatATTAATGGAGCAAAAGGAATTGATTCGACAAATGAAAAAGGAAATAAGACAATTGAAGATATGTGGGCTTCCGACAATATTAGAAGAATCGGAGTCACCAAGAGTGGAAGAAGATTTGAGGCCATTAAAGATTGATGAGAGAATTGGGTATAAAGATATAATGGAAGAGATTCATACTTTGTATAGGATGTATTTGGACAAGATGAAGAAGTTTGATATTTTAAGTCAACAAACTATGTATGCATTAG GTCTACTGCAATTGAAATACCAAAACATGACCTTAAtcaaaaaagaatcaatttcAGTAATCAAGTCTATTTGGTTTAACAAGCTAAGAAAGCAAGAATCACAGCCACTTCAGAAATTAATCAAAGATTTGCAAATGGACTTGGAATTAGCTTATGTTGCTCATCTTTGCTTATCATGGGAGGTATTGAAATGGCAACATCATAAAGCTGAACAACTATCACATCATGATTCTGATGGGTTTCATCAATGTAATCAAGTTTCTGGAGAATTCCAGAAGTTTCAAGTGCTCTTGCAAAGGTTCACTGAAGATGAGCCGTTTCAGCATGCCCCTCGAGTTCAACATTATATCAACACCCGTTTTGCTCATCCTGCTCTTCTTCAAGTTCCCCTTATCAAAG ATGATCCTAAAAGCGAATGGAAAAAAATTGGGGAAAATGGAATTTCACTCATAATGCTGAAGCAAGTCATAGGAGAATCAATATGCTTATATTCAGAATTTGTCCATGCTGATAAAGATGAAGTATGTGCATTTCCTCTGATGGATATATGCAGGGTTCAAGTCATTCTACAGGATCCTTCAGATGCAGAACTACTTGCAGAAATTCGTTCTACTCTTCATAAG AAGGAGAAGAAGCTGAGGGACCTAGTAAGAAGTGGGAACTGCTTAGTGAGAAAGTTCCAGAAACATCAAGATCAAAAACTGAGTCATGAAATGCTGGTTGCACAGGTGGAGCTTCGGTTAGTCTCTAGAGTACTAAGTATGAAGAAATTAAGTACTGATCAACTGTTATGGTGCCATAAGAAATTGAACAAGATTGATATTGTTGATAGAAGAATATACTTAGATTACTCATTTTTCCTATTTCCTTGTTAA